From one Asterias amurensis chromosome 14, ASM3211899v1 genomic stretch:
- the LOC139947007 gene encoding tryptophan--tRNA ligase, mitochondrial-like, translating into MYEKEIHRKIFSAIQPTGIPHLGNYFGAIQNWVKLQNDTNNSVIFSIADMHSITLPQNPKVLRRSIRDCVAVLLACGIDPERSILFQQSSVHQHVELAWILGCKTTMAQLGQFPQWKAKAGNDKKKECVGLFTYPVLQTADILLYKSTHVPVGDDQLPHLNLAQNQARIFNNNYGNFFPIPKAIGGELSRVKSLTNPDAKMSKSEPNPKSRIELTDSKDDITKKFKKAKTDFTGAVTFDPVNRPGVSNLVAIHAAMKDVSPEEICEEAIGLQTAEYKFVVAKAVNSKLAPIRERIFELKEDPSYIENVLKIGAERASVIAEQTYNEVKKLVGLV; encoded by the exons ATGTACGAAAAG GAAATCCACAGAAAGATCTTCTCAGCGATTCAGCCAACGGGTATACCACATCTGGGCAATTACTTTGGAGCAATTCAGAACTGGGTCAAGTTACAGAATGACACAAATAACAGCGTCATCTTCAGCATTGCTGATATGCACTCCATCACCTTGCCTCAAAATCCAAAAGTGTTAAGACGGAGTATACGGGACTGTGTGGCTGTGCTGCTAGCATGTGGCATAGATCCAGAGAGAAGTATATTGTTCCAACAATCGAGT GTACATCAACACGTTGAGTTAGCATGGATTTTAGGATGCAAGACAACGATGGCTCAACTTGGACAGTTCCCTCAGTGGAAG gCCAAGGCTGGGAATGACAAGAAAAAGGAATGTGTTGGACTCTTCACATACCCAGTTCTTCAAACTGCTGATATTCTTCTGTACAA GTCCACTCATGTTCCGGTTGGAGATGACCAGCTCCCTCATCTAAACCTGGCACAGAATCAAGCAAGAATATTCAACAACAACTACGGAAACTTCTTCCCCATTCCCAAAGCTATTGGTG gtGAACTAAGCAGAGTGAAGAGTCTCACGAACCCCGATGCTAAGAtgagcaaatctgaacccaaCCCTAAAAGCCGGATTGAACTCACAGACTCAAAGGACGACATCACAAAGAAGTTCAAGAAAGCCAAGACTGATTTCACCGGGgcagtgacctttgaccctgtTAACCGACCTGGCGTTTCTAACCTCGTTGCAATTCATGCCGCTATGAAAGACGTATCACCAGAGGAAATCTGCGAGGAGGCAATAGGGCTGCAGACGGCAGAGTACAAGTTTGTAGTGGCAAAGGCTGTGAACTCAAAACTTGCACCGATACGAGAAAGGATATTTGAGTTGAAGGAAGATCCATCATATATTGAGAATGTGTTAAAGATTGGGGCAGAAAGAGCCAGTGTGATTGCAGAGCAGACGTATAATGAAGTCAAGAAGCTAGTTGGTCTTGTATGA